A window from Lates calcarifer isolate ASB-BC8 linkage group LG7_2, TLL_Latcal_v3, whole genome shotgun sequence encodes these proteins:
- the kcnh7 gene encoding potassium voltage-gated channel subfamily H member 7 isoform X3 has protein sequence MPVRRGHVAPQNTFLGVIIRKFEGQNKKFIIANARVQNCAIIYCNDGFCEMTGFSRPDVMQKPCTCDFLHGQFTSRHAVAQVAQALLGSEERKVEITYHRKDGSDFLCATHIIPVKNEEGVVMMFILNFDYILDEGSSDSLERLNHTSPSKADQRKGRFFRFRFPALPLLGISKQSLPQEDPDAVMVDSPHHSDGSVATHDYQLPTTRESCSPSYANDTRALIGPSHCSTPVSGPLDHSSPKGPWDRIYQDQAVAQTQHQSQEDTFIAAPSIPGLTPTASRESVCSIRRASSVHDMEGFGSNSKMVFRDRHASEGPLSQIKSSLLGSTSDSNLNKYSTINKIPLITLNFSEANNEKKCPSPPSSEKTIIAPKVKDRTHNVTDKVTQVLSLGADVLPEYKLQTPRIDKWTILHYSPFKAVWDWLILLLVIYTAIFTPYSAAFLLNDIEEQKRRECGYSCSPLNVVDLIVDIMFIVDILINFRTTYVNINEEVVSHPAKIAIHYFKGWFLIDMVAAIPFDLLIFGSGSDETTTLIGLLKTARLLRLVRVARKLDRYSEYGAAVLMLLMCIFALIAHWLACIWYAIGNVEKPYLEHKIGWLDNLGVSIGKKYNYSDPSSGPSIKDKYVTALYFTFSSLTSVGFGNVSPNTNSEKIFSICVMLIGSLMYASIFGNVSAIIQRLYSGTARYHLQMLRVKEFIRFHQIPNPLRQRLEEYFQHAWTYTNGIDMNMVLKGFPECLQADICLHLNKNLLQGCKAFRGATKGCLRALAMRFKTTHAPPGDTLVHCGDVLTALYFVSRGSIEILKDDVVVAILGKNDIFGEMIHLFAKPGKSCADVRALSYCDLHTIQREEILEVLDMYPEFADHFLTNLELTFDLRDENAKTTYPQATDSNMDDIKCRRRVSYRRKSSAGSHNKEPVATYCDTKQGRQIYASTAAEERRESAEEGEDEEEEEEEEGREEEEEQRPLCSGVLGYPVVRDHSLGFGLSSAPDTQADDNTQDQEYKEHHADEWEHQRPSENAEESAQCQETPAGEDDSDTDLTYGEVEQRLDLLQQHLNRLESQMTADIQAILQLLQRQTAAGPPAYSTVTSSPEYQRPAVRIQPVSAIQTDLSLGPAPPRPQSPGPEIAQNKSKETSPVLLHTETLPDGNFAGLLESDTDTEQRHTQNNTRSLEQQHHQQPPRLPSGRQASLPDVPSSSGMLGLHRPVSDPGLPGK, from the exons GTTCAGACTTCCTCTGCGCCACCCATATCATCCCCGTGAAGAACGAGGAGGGCGTGGTCATGATGTTCATCCTTAACTTTGACTACATCCTGGATGAGGGCAGCAGCGACTCGCTGGAGAGACTCAATCACACATCACCTTCCAAAGCTGATCAAC GGAAAGGGAGATTCTTTCGCTTCCGTTTCCCGGCCTTACCTCTCCTGGGCATCAGCAAGCAGTCCCTGCCCCAGGAGGACCCAGACGCGGTGATGGTGGACTCCCCTCATCACAGCGACGGTTCAGTGGCTACGCACGACTACCAACTTCCTACTACCCGCGAGAGCTGCAGTCCCTCATATGCTAACGACACCCGCGCCCTCATCGGCCCCAGTCACTGTTCCACCCCTGTGTCCGGGCCTTTGGACCACTCGTCGCCCAAAGGCCCCTGGGACAGGATATACCAGGACCAGGCCGTTGCCCAGACCCAACACCAGAGCCAGGAGGACACATTCATTGCCGCTCCGTCAATCCCGGGCCTCACGCCAACCGCCtccagagagagtgtgtgcagtATTCGCAGAGCCTCCTCTGTACATGACATGGAAGGCTTTGGGTCCAACTCCAAGATGGTGTTCAGAGACAGACATGCCAGTGAAG GGCCACTCAGCCAGATCAAATCCAGCCTGCTCGGCTCCACCTCTGACTCCAACCTCAACAAGTACAGCACCATCAACAAGATTCCTCTCATCACGCTCAACTTCTCAGAGGCCAACAATGAGAAGAAGTGCCCCTCGCCTCCATCCTCTGAGAAAACCATCATTGCCCCAAAAGTCAAAGACCGCACACACAACGTCACCGACAAGGTCACACAG gttCTTTCTCTGGGTGCAGATGTGCTACCTGAGTACAAGCTCCAGACACCGCGTATAGACAAGTGGACCATCCTTCACTACAGCCCCTTCAAAGCAGTGTGGGACTGGCTGATCCTGCTGCTGGTCATCTACACGGCCATTTTCACACCCTACTCTGCTGCCTTCCTCCTCAATGACATTGAGGAGCAGAAGAGGCGGGAGTGCGGCTACTCCTGCTCACCACTAAATGTAGTGGATCTGATTGTGGACATCATGTTCATTGTGGACATTCTAATAAACTTCAGGACCACTTACGTCAACATCAATGAGGAAGTGGTCAGCCATCCGGCCAAGATTGCCATCCACTACTTTAAAGGCTGGTTCCTCATAGACATGGTGGCTGCCATCCCATTTGACCTGCTCATCTTTGGCTCAGGATCAGATGAG aCCACCACTCTGATTGGTCTACTGAAGACAGCCCGTCTCTTACGGCTGGTACGTGTCGCCCGTAAGCTAGACCGCTATTCAGAGTACGGTGCTGCCGTTCTCATGCTGCTCATGTGCATCTTTGCCCTCATCGCCCACTGGCTGGCCTGCATCTGGTACGCTATCGGCAACGTGGAGAAGCCTTACCTGGAGCACAAGATTGGCTGGCTGGATAACCTGGGGGTGTCAATAG gaaaaaaatacaactacAGCGACCCCAGCTCAGGCCCCTCCATCAAAGATAAGTACGTCACAGCACTCTATTTCACCTTCAGCAGTCTGACCAGTGTGGGCTTTGGGAACGTCTCCCCCAACACCAACTCTGAGAAGATCTTTTCCATCTGCGTCATGCTCATTGGAT CTCTAATGTACGCCAGCATCTTTGGGAATGTGTCCGCCATCATCCAGAGGCTGTATTCAGGTACAGCCAGGTATCACCTCCAGATGCTACGGGTCAAAGAATTCATCCGCTTCCACCAGATCCCAAACCCACTGAGGCAGAGGCTGGAGGAGTACTTCCAACACGCCTGGACGTACACCAACGGAATCGACATGAATATG GTCCTGAAGGGTTTTCCAGAGTGCCTGCAGGCGGATATCTGCCTCCACCTCAACAAGAACCTCCTCCAGGGCTGTAAGGCGTTTCGAGGAGCCACCAAGGGCTGCCTCCGGGCGCTGGCCATGAGGTTCAAGACCACCCACGCGCCCCCTGGAGACACCTTAGTCCACTGTGGAGACGTGCTCACAGCGCTTTACTTTGTCTCACGTGGCTCCATCGAAATCCTCAAAGATGACGTGGTGGTGGCCATCCTGG gtaAGAACGACATCTTCGGTGAGATGATCCACCTGTTCGCCAAGCCAGGGAAATCCTGCGCGGACGTGCGGGCGCTGAGTTACTGTGACCTCCACACCATTCAGAGGGAGGAGATTCTGGAGGTGCTGGACATGTATCCAGAGTTTGCCGACCACTTCCTCACAAACTTggagctgacctttgacctccgtGATGAAAACGCAAAG ACGACGTATCCACAAGCAACTGATTCCAACATGGATGACATCAAGTGTCGAAGACGGGTGTCCTACAGAAGGAAATCCTCCGCAG GTTCCCACAACAAGGAGCCGGTGGCCACCTACTGTGACACCAAGCAGGGGAGGCAGATCTACGCctccacagcagctgaggagaggagagagtcgGCCGAGGAgggagaggacgaggaggaggaggaggaggaggaaggcagggaggaggaagaggagcagaggcctTTGTGTTCCGGCGTGCTGGGCTACCCGGTAGTTAGGGACCACTCCCTAGGCTTCGGGCTGAGCAGCGCCCCAGACACACAGGCTGATGACAACACACAGGACCAAGAATATAAAG agcACCATGCAGACGAGTGGGAGCATCAGCGTCCCAGTGAGAACGCAGAGGAGTCAGCCCAGTGTCAAGAGACGCCAGCCGGGGAGGATGACAGCGACACAGACCTCACCTACGGAGAGGTGGAGCAACGGCTggacctgctgcagcagcacctCAACAG ACTGGAATCTCAGATGACTGCAGACATCCAGGCcatcctgcagctcctccagagGCAAACAGCAGCCGGCCCCCCCGCCTACAGCACCGTCACCTCCAGCCCGGAGTACCAGAGGCCAGCCGTCAGGATCCAGCCGGTGTCTGCCATCCAGACAGATCTCAGCCTTGGTCCTGCTCCGCCTCGGCCACAG AGCCCCGGCCCAGAGATAGCTCAGAACAAATCCAAAGAAACCTCCCCAGTCCTCCTCCACACAGAGACTCTTCCAGACGGGAACTTTGCTGGGCTGCTCGAGAgcgacacagacacagagcagagacacacacaaaacaacacacgCTCTCTAGAGCAACAGCACCACCAACAGCCACCGAGGCTCCCTTCAGGCCGACAAGCTTCTCTACCTGATGTCCCCAGCAGCTCAGGAATGTTGGGACTCCACAGGCCAGTTTCTGACCCGGGGCTTCCAGGAAAGTAG
- the kcnh7 gene encoding potassium voltage-gated channel subfamily H member 7 isoform X2, which yields MPVRRGHVAPQNTFLGVIIRKFEGQNKKFIIANARVQNCAIIYCNDGFCEMTGFSRPDVMQKPCTCDFLHGQFTSRHAVAQVAQALLGSEERKVEITYHRKDGSDFLCATHIIPVKNEEGVVMMFILNFDYILDEGSSDSLERLNHTSPSKADQRKGRFFRFRFPALPLLGISKQSLPQEDPDAVMVDSPHHSDGSVATHDYQLPTTRESCSPSYANDTRALIGPSHCSTPVSGPLDHSSPKGPWDRIYQDQAVAQTQHQSQEDTFIAAPSIPGLTPTASRESVCSIRRASSVHDMEGFGSNSKMVFRDRHASEDNGRNIKVSRSWMAGGPLSQIKSSLLGSTSDSNLNKYSTINKIPLITLNFSEANNEKKCPSPPSSEKTIIAPKVKDRTHNVTDKVTQVLSLGADVLPEYKLQTPRIDKWTILHYSPFKAVWDWLILLLVIYTAIFTPYSAAFLLNDIEEQKRRECGYSCSPLNVVDLIVDIMFIVDILINFRTTYVNINEEVVSHPAKIAIHYFKGWFLIDMVAAIPFDLLIFGSGSDETTTLIGLLKTARLLRLVRVARKLDRYSEYGAAVLMLLMCIFALIAHWLACIWYAIGNVEKPYLEHKIGWLDNLGVSIGKKYNYSDPSSGPSIKDKYVTALYFTFSSLTSVGFGNVSPNTNSEKIFSICVMLIGSLMYASIFGNVSAIIQRLYSGTARYHLQMLRVKEFIRFHQIPNPLRQRLEEYFQHAWTYTNGIDMNMGFPECLQADICLHLNKNLLQGCKAFRGATKGCLRALAMRFKTTHAPPGDTLVHCGDVLTALYFVSRGSIEILKDDVVVAILGKNDIFGEMIHLFAKPGKSCADVRALSYCDLHTIQREEILEVLDMYPEFADHFLTNLELTFDLRDENAKTTYPQATDSNMDDIKCRRRVSYRRKSSAGSHNKEPVATYCDTKQGRQIYASTAAEERRESAEEGEDEEEEEEEEGREEEEEQRPLCSGVLGYPVVRDHSLGFGLSSAPDTQADDNTQDQEYKEHHADEWEHQRPSENAEESAQCQETPAGEDDSDTDLTYGEVEQRLDLLQQHLNRLESQMTADIQAILQLLQRQTAAGPPAYSTVTSSPEYQRPAVRIQPVSAIQTDLSLGPAPPRPQSPGPEIAQNKSKETSPVLLHTETLPDGNFAGLLESDTDTEQRHTQNNTRSLEQQHHQQPPRLPSGRQASLPDVPSSSGMLGLHRPVSDPGLPGK from the exons GTTCAGACTTCCTCTGCGCCACCCATATCATCCCCGTGAAGAACGAGGAGGGCGTGGTCATGATGTTCATCCTTAACTTTGACTACATCCTGGATGAGGGCAGCAGCGACTCGCTGGAGAGACTCAATCACACATCACCTTCCAAAGCTGATCAAC GGAAAGGGAGATTCTTTCGCTTCCGTTTCCCGGCCTTACCTCTCCTGGGCATCAGCAAGCAGTCCCTGCCCCAGGAGGACCCAGACGCGGTGATGGTGGACTCCCCTCATCACAGCGACGGTTCAGTGGCTACGCACGACTACCAACTTCCTACTACCCGCGAGAGCTGCAGTCCCTCATATGCTAACGACACCCGCGCCCTCATCGGCCCCAGTCACTGTTCCACCCCTGTGTCCGGGCCTTTGGACCACTCGTCGCCCAAAGGCCCCTGGGACAGGATATACCAGGACCAGGCCGTTGCCCAGACCCAACACCAGAGCCAGGAGGACACATTCATTGCCGCTCCGTCAATCCCGGGCCTCACGCCAACCGCCtccagagagagtgtgtgcagtATTCGCAGAGCCTCCTCTGTACATGACATGGAAGGCTTTGGGTCCAACTCCAAGATGGTGTTCAGAGACAGACATGCCAGTGAAG ACAATGGTCGCAATATCAAAG TATCTCGCTCCTGGATGGCTGGGG GGCCACTCAGCCAGATCAAATCCAGCCTGCTCGGCTCCACCTCTGACTCCAACCTCAACAAGTACAGCACCATCAACAAGATTCCTCTCATCACGCTCAACTTCTCAGAGGCCAACAATGAGAAGAAGTGCCCCTCGCCTCCATCCTCTGAGAAAACCATCATTGCCCCAAAAGTCAAAGACCGCACACACAACGTCACCGACAAGGTCACACAG gttCTTTCTCTGGGTGCAGATGTGCTACCTGAGTACAAGCTCCAGACACCGCGTATAGACAAGTGGACCATCCTTCACTACAGCCCCTTCAAAGCAGTGTGGGACTGGCTGATCCTGCTGCTGGTCATCTACACGGCCATTTTCACACCCTACTCTGCTGCCTTCCTCCTCAATGACATTGAGGAGCAGAAGAGGCGGGAGTGCGGCTACTCCTGCTCACCACTAAATGTAGTGGATCTGATTGTGGACATCATGTTCATTGTGGACATTCTAATAAACTTCAGGACCACTTACGTCAACATCAATGAGGAAGTGGTCAGCCATCCGGCCAAGATTGCCATCCACTACTTTAAAGGCTGGTTCCTCATAGACATGGTGGCTGCCATCCCATTTGACCTGCTCATCTTTGGCTCAGGATCAGATGAG aCCACCACTCTGATTGGTCTACTGAAGACAGCCCGTCTCTTACGGCTGGTACGTGTCGCCCGTAAGCTAGACCGCTATTCAGAGTACGGTGCTGCCGTTCTCATGCTGCTCATGTGCATCTTTGCCCTCATCGCCCACTGGCTGGCCTGCATCTGGTACGCTATCGGCAACGTGGAGAAGCCTTACCTGGAGCACAAGATTGGCTGGCTGGATAACCTGGGGGTGTCAATAG gaaaaaaatacaactacAGCGACCCCAGCTCAGGCCCCTCCATCAAAGATAAGTACGTCACAGCACTCTATTTCACCTTCAGCAGTCTGACCAGTGTGGGCTTTGGGAACGTCTCCCCCAACACCAACTCTGAGAAGATCTTTTCCATCTGCGTCATGCTCATTGGAT CTCTAATGTACGCCAGCATCTTTGGGAATGTGTCCGCCATCATCCAGAGGCTGTATTCAGGTACAGCCAGGTATCACCTCCAGATGCTACGGGTCAAAGAATTCATCCGCTTCCACCAGATCCCAAACCCACTGAGGCAGAGGCTGGAGGAGTACTTCCAACACGCCTGGACGTACACCAACGGAATCGACATGAATATG GGTTTTCCAGAGTGCCTGCAGGCGGATATCTGCCTCCACCTCAACAAGAACCTCCTCCAGGGCTGTAAGGCGTTTCGAGGAGCCACCAAGGGCTGCCTCCGGGCGCTGGCCATGAGGTTCAAGACCACCCACGCGCCCCCTGGAGACACCTTAGTCCACTGTGGAGACGTGCTCACAGCGCTTTACTTTGTCTCACGTGGCTCCATCGAAATCCTCAAAGATGACGTGGTGGTGGCCATCCTGG gtaAGAACGACATCTTCGGTGAGATGATCCACCTGTTCGCCAAGCCAGGGAAATCCTGCGCGGACGTGCGGGCGCTGAGTTACTGTGACCTCCACACCATTCAGAGGGAGGAGATTCTGGAGGTGCTGGACATGTATCCAGAGTTTGCCGACCACTTCCTCACAAACTTggagctgacctttgacctccgtGATGAAAACGCAAAG ACGACGTATCCACAAGCAACTGATTCCAACATGGATGACATCAAGTGTCGAAGACGGGTGTCCTACAGAAGGAAATCCTCCGCAG GTTCCCACAACAAGGAGCCGGTGGCCACCTACTGTGACACCAAGCAGGGGAGGCAGATCTACGCctccacagcagctgaggagaggagagagtcgGCCGAGGAgggagaggacgaggaggaggaggaggaggaggaaggcagggaggaggaagaggagcagaggcctTTGTGTTCCGGCGTGCTGGGCTACCCGGTAGTTAGGGACCACTCCCTAGGCTTCGGGCTGAGCAGCGCCCCAGACACACAGGCTGATGACAACACACAGGACCAAGAATATAAAG agcACCATGCAGACGAGTGGGAGCATCAGCGTCCCAGTGAGAACGCAGAGGAGTCAGCCCAGTGTCAAGAGACGCCAGCCGGGGAGGATGACAGCGACACAGACCTCACCTACGGAGAGGTGGAGCAACGGCTggacctgctgcagcagcacctCAACAG ACTGGAATCTCAGATGACTGCAGACATCCAGGCcatcctgcagctcctccagagGCAAACAGCAGCCGGCCCCCCCGCCTACAGCACCGTCACCTCCAGCCCGGAGTACCAGAGGCCAGCCGTCAGGATCCAGCCGGTGTCTGCCATCCAGACAGATCTCAGCCTTGGTCCTGCTCCGCCTCGGCCACAG AGCCCCGGCCCAGAGATAGCTCAGAACAAATCCAAAGAAACCTCCCCAGTCCTCCTCCACACAGAGACTCTTCCAGACGGGAACTTTGCTGGGCTGCTCGAGAgcgacacagacacagagcagagacacacacaaaacaacacacgCTCTCTAGAGCAACAGCACCACCAACAGCCACCGAGGCTCCCTTCAGGCCGACAAGCTTCTCTACCTGATGTCCCCAGCAGCTCAGGAATGTTGGGACTCCACAGGCCAGTTTCTGACCCGGGGCTTCCAGGAAAGTAG
- the kcnh7 gene encoding potassium voltage-gated channel subfamily H member 7 isoform X1, whose protein sequence is MPVRRGHVAPQNTFLGVIIRKFEGQNKKFIIANARVQNCAIIYCNDGFCEMTGFSRPDVMQKPCTCDFLHGQFTSRHAVAQVAQALLGSEERKVEITYHRKDGSDFLCATHIIPVKNEEGVVMMFILNFDYILDEGSSDSLERLNHTSPSKADQRKGRFFRFRFPALPLLGISKQSLPQEDPDAVMVDSPHHSDGSVATHDYQLPTTRESCSPSYANDTRALIGPSHCSTPVSGPLDHSSPKGPWDRIYQDQAVAQTQHQSQEDTFIAAPSIPGLTPTASRESVCSIRRASSVHDMEGFGSNSKMVFRDRHASEDNGRNIKVSRSWMAGGPLSQIKSSLLGSTSDSNLNKYSTINKIPLITLNFSEANNEKKCPSPPSSEKTIIAPKVKDRTHNVTDKVTQVLSLGADVLPEYKLQTPRIDKWTILHYSPFKAVWDWLILLLVIYTAIFTPYSAAFLLNDIEEQKRRECGYSCSPLNVVDLIVDIMFIVDILINFRTTYVNINEEVVSHPAKIAIHYFKGWFLIDMVAAIPFDLLIFGSGSDETTTLIGLLKTARLLRLVRVARKLDRYSEYGAAVLMLLMCIFALIAHWLACIWYAIGNVEKPYLEHKIGWLDNLGVSIGKKYNYSDPSSGPSIKDKYVTALYFTFSSLTSVGFGNVSPNTNSEKIFSICVMLIGSLMYASIFGNVSAIIQRLYSGTARYHLQMLRVKEFIRFHQIPNPLRQRLEEYFQHAWTYTNGIDMNMVLKGFPECLQADICLHLNKNLLQGCKAFRGATKGCLRALAMRFKTTHAPPGDTLVHCGDVLTALYFVSRGSIEILKDDVVVAILGKNDIFGEMIHLFAKPGKSCADVRALSYCDLHTIQREEILEVLDMYPEFADHFLTNLELTFDLRDENAKTTYPQATDSNMDDIKCRRRVSYRRKSSAGSHNKEPVATYCDTKQGRQIYASTAAEERRESAEEGEDEEEEEEEEGREEEEEQRPLCSGVLGYPVVRDHSLGFGLSSAPDTQADDNTQDQEYKEHHADEWEHQRPSENAEESAQCQETPAGEDDSDTDLTYGEVEQRLDLLQQHLNRLESQMTADIQAILQLLQRQTAAGPPAYSTVTSSPEYQRPAVRIQPVSAIQTDLSLGPAPPRPQSPGPEIAQNKSKETSPVLLHTETLPDGNFAGLLESDTDTEQRHTQNNTRSLEQQHHQQPPRLPSGRQASLPDVPSSSGMLGLHRPVSDPGLPGK, encoded by the exons GTTCAGACTTCCTCTGCGCCACCCATATCATCCCCGTGAAGAACGAGGAGGGCGTGGTCATGATGTTCATCCTTAACTTTGACTACATCCTGGATGAGGGCAGCAGCGACTCGCTGGAGAGACTCAATCACACATCACCTTCCAAAGCTGATCAAC GGAAAGGGAGATTCTTTCGCTTCCGTTTCCCGGCCTTACCTCTCCTGGGCATCAGCAAGCAGTCCCTGCCCCAGGAGGACCCAGACGCGGTGATGGTGGACTCCCCTCATCACAGCGACGGTTCAGTGGCTACGCACGACTACCAACTTCCTACTACCCGCGAGAGCTGCAGTCCCTCATATGCTAACGACACCCGCGCCCTCATCGGCCCCAGTCACTGTTCCACCCCTGTGTCCGGGCCTTTGGACCACTCGTCGCCCAAAGGCCCCTGGGACAGGATATACCAGGACCAGGCCGTTGCCCAGACCCAACACCAGAGCCAGGAGGACACATTCATTGCCGCTCCGTCAATCCCGGGCCTCACGCCAACCGCCtccagagagagtgtgtgcagtATTCGCAGAGCCTCCTCTGTACATGACATGGAAGGCTTTGGGTCCAACTCCAAGATGGTGTTCAGAGACAGACATGCCAGTGAAG ACAATGGTCGCAATATCAAAG TATCTCGCTCCTGGATGGCTGGGG GGCCACTCAGCCAGATCAAATCCAGCCTGCTCGGCTCCACCTCTGACTCCAACCTCAACAAGTACAGCACCATCAACAAGATTCCTCTCATCACGCTCAACTTCTCAGAGGCCAACAATGAGAAGAAGTGCCCCTCGCCTCCATCCTCTGAGAAAACCATCATTGCCCCAAAAGTCAAAGACCGCACACACAACGTCACCGACAAGGTCACACAG gttCTTTCTCTGGGTGCAGATGTGCTACCTGAGTACAAGCTCCAGACACCGCGTATAGACAAGTGGACCATCCTTCACTACAGCCCCTTCAAAGCAGTGTGGGACTGGCTGATCCTGCTGCTGGTCATCTACACGGCCATTTTCACACCCTACTCTGCTGCCTTCCTCCTCAATGACATTGAGGAGCAGAAGAGGCGGGAGTGCGGCTACTCCTGCTCACCACTAAATGTAGTGGATCTGATTGTGGACATCATGTTCATTGTGGACATTCTAATAAACTTCAGGACCACTTACGTCAACATCAATGAGGAAGTGGTCAGCCATCCGGCCAAGATTGCCATCCACTACTTTAAAGGCTGGTTCCTCATAGACATGGTGGCTGCCATCCCATTTGACCTGCTCATCTTTGGCTCAGGATCAGATGAG aCCACCACTCTGATTGGTCTACTGAAGACAGCCCGTCTCTTACGGCTGGTACGTGTCGCCCGTAAGCTAGACCGCTATTCAGAGTACGGTGCTGCCGTTCTCATGCTGCTCATGTGCATCTTTGCCCTCATCGCCCACTGGCTGGCCTGCATCTGGTACGCTATCGGCAACGTGGAGAAGCCTTACCTGGAGCACAAGATTGGCTGGCTGGATAACCTGGGGGTGTCAATAG gaaaaaaatacaactacAGCGACCCCAGCTCAGGCCCCTCCATCAAAGATAAGTACGTCACAGCACTCTATTTCACCTTCAGCAGTCTGACCAGTGTGGGCTTTGGGAACGTCTCCCCCAACACCAACTCTGAGAAGATCTTTTCCATCTGCGTCATGCTCATTGGAT CTCTAATGTACGCCAGCATCTTTGGGAATGTGTCCGCCATCATCCAGAGGCTGTATTCAGGTACAGCCAGGTATCACCTCCAGATGCTACGGGTCAAAGAATTCATCCGCTTCCACCAGATCCCAAACCCACTGAGGCAGAGGCTGGAGGAGTACTTCCAACACGCCTGGACGTACACCAACGGAATCGACATGAATATG GTCCTGAAGGGTTTTCCAGAGTGCCTGCAGGCGGATATCTGCCTCCACCTCAACAAGAACCTCCTCCAGGGCTGTAAGGCGTTTCGAGGAGCCACCAAGGGCTGCCTCCGGGCGCTGGCCATGAGGTTCAAGACCACCCACGCGCCCCCTGGAGACACCTTAGTCCACTGTGGAGACGTGCTCACAGCGCTTTACTTTGTCTCACGTGGCTCCATCGAAATCCTCAAAGATGACGTGGTGGTGGCCATCCTGG gtaAGAACGACATCTTCGGTGAGATGATCCACCTGTTCGCCAAGCCAGGGAAATCCTGCGCGGACGTGCGGGCGCTGAGTTACTGTGACCTCCACACCATTCAGAGGGAGGAGATTCTGGAGGTGCTGGACATGTATCCAGAGTTTGCCGACCACTTCCTCACAAACTTggagctgacctttgacctccgtGATGAAAACGCAAAG ACGACGTATCCACAAGCAACTGATTCCAACATGGATGACATCAAGTGTCGAAGACGGGTGTCCTACAGAAGGAAATCCTCCGCAG GTTCCCACAACAAGGAGCCGGTGGCCACCTACTGTGACACCAAGCAGGGGAGGCAGATCTACGCctccacagcagctgaggagaggagagagtcgGCCGAGGAgggagaggacgaggaggaggaggaggaggaggaaggcagggaggaggaagaggagcagaggcctTTGTGTTCCGGCGTGCTGGGCTACCCGGTAGTTAGGGACCACTCCCTAGGCTTCGGGCTGAGCAGCGCCCCAGACACACAGGCTGATGACAACACACAGGACCAAGAATATAAAG agcACCATGCAGACGAGTGGGAGCATCAGCGTCCCAGTGAGAACGCAGAGGAGTCAGCCCAGTGTCAAGAGACGCCAGCCGGGGAGGATGACAGCGACACAGACCTCACCTACGGAGAGGTGGAGCAACGGCTggacctgctgcagcagcacctCAACAG ACTGGAATCTCAGATGACTGCAGACATCCAGGCcatcctgcagctcctccagagGCAAACAGCAGCCGGCCCCCCCGCCTACAGCACCGTCACCTCCAGCCCGGAGTACCAGAGGCCAGCCGTCAGGATCCAGCCGGTGTCTGCCATCCAGACAGATCTCAGCCTTGGTCCTGCTCCGCCTCGGCCACAG AGCCCCGGCCCAGAGATAGCTCAGAACAAATCCAAAGAAACCTCCCCAGTCCTCCTCCACACAGAGACTCTTCCAGACGGGAACTTTGCTGGGCTGCTCGAGAgcgacacagacacagagcagagacacacacaaaacaacacacgCTCTCTAGAGCAACAGCACCACCAACAGCCACCGAGGCTCCCTTCAGGCCGACAAGCTTCTCTACCTGATGTCCCCAGCAGCTCAGGAATGTTGGGACTCCACAGGCCAGTTTCTGACCCGGGGCTTCCAGGAAAGTAG